Proteins encoded together in one Telopea speciosissima isolate NSW1024214 ecotype Mountain lineage chromosome 4, Tspe_v1, whole genome shotgun sequence window:
- the LOC122658278 gene encoding zinc finger protein ZAT3-like has product MNNDNTDFPSSSRQESFESFRPQITVTAAGDGGAGPSGSQEVSRRKKRRKMCRFAADPNDSPLQNPKTWKKPEPITPNIARPCSECGKQFSSWKALFGHMRCHPERTWRGINPPLNSRRSTEIPSENLSENFTEEDHEVATCLILLSNGPFVTATAMNTPCSVVDRGYRDCNEALVSSDIDGVAGPSGLNCRFECSSCKRVFGSHQALGGHRASHKNVKGCFAIGDHGHDRSGEGELMLAGEDKLDMGLGHQSSICMREFSCGQRRCHWEKGKEGSPQQGLNLNSSIKREDCGDDLDLNLPAPLEKNGSSSSSSSSSSSSSGLVLDLRLGI; this is encoded by the coding sequence ATGAACAACGACAACACAGACTTCCCTAGTTCGTCGAGGCAAGAAAGCTTCGAAAGTTTCAGGCCTCAGATCACCGTGACCGCCGCCGGTGACGGTGGTGCCGGTCCCAGTGGTTCCCAAGAGGTCAGccggagaaagaagagaagaaaaatgtgCCGCTTCGCTGCTGATCCTAACGATTCTCCATTGCAGAATCCCAAAACATGGAAGAAGCCTGAGCCAATTACTCCAAACATCGCCCGCCCCTGCAGCGAATGCGGCAAGCAATTCTCCTCGTGGAAGGCTCTGTTCGGACACATGAGATGCCATCCTGAGCGCACTTGGCGAGGGATCAATCCGCCGCTCAATTCTCGACGTTCGACGGAAATCCCTTCAGAGAATCTCTCAGAGAATTTCACTGAAGAGGATCATGAAGTGGCAACTTGTTTAATATTGCTATCTAATGGACCTTTTGTAACTGCAACTGCTATGAATACGCCTTGCTCTGTAGTTGATAGAGGCTACAGGGACTGCAATGAAGCACTGGTCTCTTCAGATATTGATGGGGTAGCGGGTCCTTCAGGATTGAATTGTCGATTCGAGTGCTCGAGTTGCAAAAGGGTTTTTGGATCTCATCAGGCATTGGGTGGACACAGGGCTAGCCACAAAAATGTTAAGGGTTGTTTCGCCATTGGAGATCATGGACATGACAGGAGTGGAGAGGGAGAGTTGATGTTGGCTGGAGAAGACAAGCTAGACATGGGTTTAGGGCACCAATCCAGCATTTGTATGAGGGAGTTCTCTTGTGGGCAGAGGAGGTGTCACtgggagaaagggaaagaagggtCACCACAACAGGGATTGAACTTGAATTCTTCCATAAAGAGGGAGGATTGTGGTGATGATCTGGATTTGAATTTGCCTGCGCCATTAGAGAAGAatgggtcttcttcttcttcttcttcgtcgtcttcgtcttcttcaGGGCTTGTTTTGGACCTGAGATTGGGAATATGA
- the LOC122657331 gene encoding uncharacterized protein LOC122657331: MVQQMIDPKTNDLGLSNKEHGLPRSDKQQLSVKKTALRDLQNDNILRPKPPLGSSHFLKDRGQTMAAIKVSGIKRTTPECPTSPSGHQSSSNNNANGHLVYVRRKSESEVGKSSTCEIMENTADCPPPRQLNHGEQVTSRRQIQTDDSKISCFPAFAPIPMAPPMAFSSGGPTVSLSLGKSGYGVSLEEPNYPAVSTAGPFLASPPASNQPWRERSFRLQTFLRNCDHSSQEEYIQMLRSLSAAGRSKQAVELEKRAIHLLLEEGRELHRMKILNVLGKCSQKSSI, encoded by the exons ATGGTTCAACAAATGATTGACCCTAAAACCAATGACTTGGGGTTGTCCAACAAAGAACATGGTTTGCCCAGATCTGACAAGCAACAGTTGTCAGTAAAGAAAACAGCACTGAGAGACTTGCAGAATGATAACATACTCAGACCAAAACCTCCTCTTGGAAGCTCTCATTTTCTAAAGGATAGAGGACAGACTATGGCTGCTATTAAGGTTTCTGGAATCAAGAGAACCACACCTGAATGCCCCACAAGCCCCTCTGGTCATCAGTCCTCAAGCAATAATAATGCAAATGGACATCTTGTGTACGTACGAAGAAAATCTGAATCAGAAGTAGGAAAGAGCAGCACTTGTGAAATCATGGAAAATACCGCTGATTGCCCACCACCGAGGCAGCTTAACCATGGGGAACAAGTAACTTCACGGCGACAAATACAGACGGACGACTCCAAGATTTCTTGTTTTCCAGCATTTGCACCCATTCCAATGGCTCCTCCTATGGCTTTTTCATCAGGTGGACCTacagtttctctttctcttgggaAGAGTGGTTATGGAGTATCACTAGAAGAGCCAAATTATCCAGCGGTTTCTACTGCAGGGCCATTTTTAGCTAGTCCTCCAGCAAGTAATCAGCCCTGGAGAGAACGGTCCTTCAGGCTGCAGACATTCTTAAGGAACTGTGACCATTCAAGTCAAGAGGAATACATCCAGA TGCTTCGATCCTTATCTGCTGCTGGTCGTAGCAAACAGGCTGTTGAGTTGGAGAAAAGAGCAATCCACCTTTTGTTGGAAGAAG GGAGGGAGTTGCATAGAATGAAGATTCTGAATGTATTGGGGAAATGTTCACAAAAGAGCAGCATATAA